In the Bifidobacterium catenulatum PV20-2 genome, one interval contains:
- the groES gene encoding co-chaperone GroES: protein MSISLTPLEDKIIVKQAEAETQTASGLFIPDNAKEKPQQGEVLAVGPGRRNDAGERIPVDVKVGDKVLYSKYGGTEVHYQGEDYLIVSARDILAILG from the coding sequence GTGTCGATCTCACTCACACCGTTGGAAGACAAGATCATCGTCAAGCAGGCGGAAGCCGAGACCCAGACCGCATCCGGTCTGTTCATTCCGGACAACGCCAAGGAGAAGCCGCAGCAGGGTGAAGTCCTGGCTGTCGGTCCGGGCCGTCGCAACGACGCCGGCGAGCGCATTCCGGTCGACGTCAAGGTCGGTGATAAGGTGCTGTACTCCAAGTACGGCGGCACCGAGGTGCACTATCAGGGTGAGGATTACCTGATCGTCTCCGCCCGCGATATTCTGGCCATTCTCGGCTGA